Proteins from a genomic interval of Rubinisphaera italica:
- a CDS encoding sodium/solute symporter, with protein MIYEPSVLAVVVFFGFVGVTLGLSFWLGGKAKSSAGYFAAHGQIPWFVNGVAFAGDYLSAASFLGICGMIAFYGYDGFLYSIGYLAGWIVALFIVAEPMKRLGKFTFADALNTRFDSPGIQVVAGISTLVVSIFYLIPQMVGAGALVTPLLGFDHWVGVVIVGATVILIVVTAGMVSTTWVQFLKGSLLVFFSAILTIMLLYRGFTVDDGGKDGHAFRTWGPFEQSQLVDNSTLNQNGSWTIVEQSPAWKETDFLRIKEDASGAITVWHRVEKEEGLYLVEAQSIADAADGRTLINGLPKGKGEGEAVLHPVGYLSELPDGEKSTEGVGPLEFFSTLQKSKVILWPKQIVRDGDEVTTVYYQKETDGSQVLRPGEHPRFKGIRSDNLIDKLNFLSLMLALFCGTASLPHILIRYYTVKDEVAARKSTIVGIASIGFFYVLSLYIGLGAMTSGALDVTNSNMAAPLLARSIAEWLFAAISAIAFTTVLGTVSGLILASAGAVTHDLVGRFVSTPLTDSAQVRLAKLSSVGVGIIAIVLGIVFEKMNVSYLVGWAFSVAASANLPSLVMLLFWKRTTKEGVITALMVGMISSLGWILLSEDTYTQVYGLSAQEALVPFSQPGIVTIPLGFLTLILVSLITQPKANVEK; from the coding sequence ATGATTTACGAACCTTCCGTACTCGCGGTCGTCGTCTTTTTTGGATTTGTGGGAGTAACTCTGGGACTGAGTTTCTGGTTGGGTGGAAAAGCAAAATCCTCAGCCGGTTATTTTGCGGCTCATGGGCAAATCCCCTGGTTTGTAAACGGAGTCGCGTTCGCAGGAGATTATCTCTCAGCCGCTTCGTTTCTCGGCATTTGTGGTATGATTGCCTTTTATGGATATGACGGATTCCTCTATTCCATCGGCTATCTGGCAGGCTGGATTGTCGCATTATTTATTGTGGCCGAGCCGATGAAACGTCTTGGCAAGTTTACGTTTGCCGATGCTCTCAATACACGATTCGATTCTCCCGGAATTCAGGTCGTCGCTGGAATTAGTACCCTGGTGGTCAGCATCTTTTATCTGATTCCCCAAATGGTGGGAGCCGGGGCGCTGGTGACACCATTATTGGGCTTTGATCATTGGGTTGGTGTGGTCATCGTTGGCGCGACCGTCATTTTAATTGTGGTGACAGCCGGAATGGTTTCGACGACATGGGTGCAGTTCTTGAAAGGATCGCTCCTCGTCTTTTTCTCTGCGATATTGACGATCATGCTTCTCTATCGCGGTTTTACAGTCGATGATGGAGGAAAAGATGGACATGCCTTCCGGACGTGGGGGCCTTTTGAACAATCTCAGTTAGTTGATAACTCGACTCTCAATCAAAATGGTAGCTGGACAATCGTAGAACAGTCTCCCGCCTGGAAAGAGACTGATTTCCTGCGAATCAAGGAGGATGCGAGTGGCGCCATTACGGTCTGGCATCGAGTCGAAAAAGAGGAAGGTCTCTACCTGGTCGAAGCTCAGTCGATTGCCGATGCAGCCGATGGGCGCACGCTGATAAACGGTTTGCCTAAAGGAAAAGGGGAAGGTGAAGCGGTTTTGCATCCTGTGGGATATTTGTCGGAACTTCCAGATGGTGAGAAGTCGACGGAAGGAGTCGGCCCTCTTGAATTCTTCAGCACTTTGCAAAAAAGCAAAGTTATTTTATGGCCTAAGCAAATTGTGCGTGATGGCGATGAAGTAACGACCGTTTATTATCAGAAAGAGACTGATGGCAGTCAGGTGTTGCGACCGGGAGAGCATCCTCGGTTCAAAGGAATTCGCAGCGACAATTTGATTGATAAACTGAATTTTCTCTCGCTGATGCTGGCCTTATTTTGCGGAACCGCGTCTTTGCCGCATATTCTCATCCGGTATTACACTGTGAAAGATGAAGTTGCTGCCCGCAAGAGTACGATTGTCGGAATTGCTTCGATTGGGTTCTTCTATGTGCTATCGCTTTATATTGGATTGGGAGCAATGACGAGCGGTGCTCTCGATGTGACGAACAGCAATATGGCGGCTCCATTATTGGCACGAAGTATCGCCGAGTGGCTGTTTGCAGCAATTTCTGCAATTGCGTTCACGACTGTTCTGGGAACGGTGAGTGGTTTGATTCTGGCTTCAGCCGGAGCAGTGACTCACGATTTAGTGGGACGATTTGTCTCGACTCCCCTGACAGATTCCGCTCAAGTCCGGCTGGCGAAACTTTCGTCGGTCGGGGTGGGAATCATTGCGATTGTTCTGGGAATTGTCTTCGAGAAAATGAATGTGAGTTACCTGGTAGGCTGGGCTTTCAGTGTAGCCGCTTCTGCGAATCTGCCTTCACTGGTTATGTTATTGTTCTGGAAACGAACAACGAAAGAGGGCGTGATCACTGCATTGATGGTGGGAATGATCAGCTCACTGGGTTGGATTTTACTCTCAGAAGATACTTACACACAGGTGTATGGGCTCAGCGCTCAAGAGGCTTTGGTACCATTCAGTCAGCCAGGTATCGTCACGATTCCGCTTGGATTTCTAACTTTAATTCTGGTTTCTCTGATTACACAGCCTAAAGCCAACGTTGAGAAATAA
- a CDS encoding DUF485 domain-containing protein: MLSTHNGRIAMTLFVIYLIFYSGFMLINIFTPQWMEWTPLAGVNLAIWYGFGLIGLAIFLAFLYGSLCRPASSTSVDNSKEGQA; the protein is encoded by the coding sequence ATGCTCAGCACGCATAATGGTCGGATCGCGATGACGTTGTTTGTCATCTATTTGATCTTTTATTCCGGATTCATGTTAATCAATATTTTTACACCTCAATGGATGGAATGGACTCCGCTGGCGGGAGTGAATCTGGCGATCTGGTATGGTTTTGGTCTGATTGGCTTAGCTATCTTTCTGGCGTTTTTGTATGGCTCGCTCTGTCGCCCTGCATCCTCAACTTCAGTTGACAACAGTAAGGAGGGACAGGCATGA
- the tsaE gene encoding tRNA (adenosine(37)-N6)-threonylcarbamoyltransferase complex ATPase subunit type 1 TsaE, whose amino-acid sequence MNNSNLLKSIPWESSSVRETELLAQQLAVLVEPGLVIGLNGSLGAGKTCFVRKFAETLGVDPNSVNSPTYVIVQHYLGDYLLHHFDLYRVETEDELEEIGADELFEGQGICLVEWSNRFTESLPDDRLEINFLSTSEDTRDITLNAFGNKSSNILEKLTSPE is encoded by the coding sequence ATGAATAATTCAAATCTACTAAAATCGATTCCCTGGGAAAGTTCGTCTGTTCGCGAGACCGAATTGCTGGCTCAGCAATTGGCAGTGTTGGTGGAACCCGGGTTGGTGATTGGCCTGAATGGATCGTTAGGTGCCGGCAAAACCTGCTTTGTCCGAAAGTTTGCCGAGACTTTGGGTGTTGATCCTAACAGTGTTAACAGCCCGACTTACGTCATCGTGCAACACTATCTGGGAGATTATTTGCTGCATCATTTCGATTTGTATCGAGTCGAAACGGAAGATGAACTGGAAGAAATTGGAGCCGATGAACTGTTTGAAGGGCAGGGGATCTGCCTCGTGGAATGGTCCAATCGGTTCACGGAATCTCTTCCTGACGACCGCCTGGAGATCAATTTTTTGTCTACCAGCGAAGACACACGAGATATTACTCTGAATGCATTTGGGAACAAATCCAGTAATATTCTTGAAAAACTGACATCACCAGAGTAG